A window of Ruania suaedae contains these coding sequences:
- a CDS encoding DsbA family protein, with translation MATSSKAERREAARQEAERLRKIQARNDKRNRGILIGVVLVVVALIAAAAIMISQQAGRTLLSDFEGEIPAGADLHGGITFGADGVGAANDDEPAVDIYVDFMCPFCGQFEEINGPDMAQAAAEGEATVIYHPLDYLDRLSNGTEYSTRAANAFAVTATEAPEAALDFMAAMFANQPAENSTGLTDEEIAQIAVDAGVPQEVADSFSEGTYSEWVEVASEQARRDGYSSTPTIVIEGDEWGTTEGDPSQQWTTEGALLSELQSR, from the coding sequence ATGGCAACCAGCAGCAAGGCTGAGCGGCGCGAAGCCGCCCGCCAGGAGGCCGAGCGCCTCCGCAAGATCCAGGCCAGGAACGACAAGCGCAACCGCGGCATCCTCATCGGCGTGGTGCTCGTGGTCGTGGCACTCATCGCCGCCGCCGCGATCATGATCTCCCAGCAGGCCGGCCGCACCCTGCTGTCGGACTTCGAGGGTGAGATCCCCGCCGGTGCGGACCTGCACGGCGGCATCACCTTCGGCGCCGACGGCGTCGGCGCCGCGAATGACGACGAGCCGGCCGTCGACATCTATGTCGACTTCATGTGCCCGTTCTGCGGCCAGTTCGAGGAGATCAACGGCCCCGACATGGCCCAGGCGGCCGCTGAGGGCGAGGCGACCGTGATCTACCACCCGCTCGACTACCTCGACCGCCTCTCCAACGGTACGGAGTACTCCACCCGCGCGGCCAACGCGTTCGCCGTGACCGCGACCGAGGCACCCGAGGCGGCGCTGGACTTCATGGCGGCGATGTTCGCGAACCAGCCGGCCGAGAACTCCACCGGCCTGACCGACGAGGAGATCGCGCAGATCGCCGTCGACGCCGGCGTGCCGCAGGAGGTGGCCGACTCCTTCAGCGAGGGCACCTACAGCGAGTGGGTCGAGGTGGCCTCGGAGCAGGCTCGGCGTGACGGCTACTCCAGCACGCCCACGATCGTGATCGAGGGCGATGAGTGGGGTACGACCGAAGGCGACCCGTCCCAGCAGTGGACCACCGAGGGAGCCCTGCTCAGCGAGCTCCAGAGCCGCTGA
- a CDS encoding serine/threonine-protein kinase, translating into MGAGSEDQRPIREVGGYRLLEVLGSGGMGTVYKAVDAEDRHVAVKLLHPAFSADDAARERLRREVASLHRVRGERVSRVLDAEADSAEAFIVTELIDGQSLEESVREHGPLDAEELADLADGLASALEAIHAAGVVHRDLKPGNVMLTDEGPVVIDFGISQLADDPRLTQTGLVTGTPGYVDPQVMRGGDPGAVGDWWGWAAVLVFAATGRGPFGHGQGVLLRVESGRVDTEGLPARVAQVLRRALHPDPDRRMRQTSVCQALRDHAAGREPTSLLADDAPAATAEPVDRWDATSVQGYEAAPEAAPGPLPPSIPPGQAPPEPAQHTAVMPQQLREHYPPTALARHSPPPGGAAPLPGQEGPAAVSPAPYTLGPDGLPQRPAWSFPAPARPWLSVAWLLALSLLGGLYPAVVLLGAVALVAVFGGIGSDARALRQRRFSRGPGRWDLPRATAAFPVHLVLGLLLALPGAVVATAGVVIVWVLAAAALPALLLVPLAVAIALLLVWWTPSSGSAREGQRAVLRVIAPPGAAATVWGLIALAVALTALAVTVLGDGAVQWWPFGPPPMNFF; encoded by the coding sequence ATGGGTGCAGGGTCCGAGGATCAGCGGCCGATCCGCGAGGTCGGTGGCTACCGGCTGCTCGAGGTGCTCGGTTCGGGCGGCATGGGCACGGTCTACAAGGCGGTGGACGCCGAGGACCGCCATGTCGCCGTCAAGCTGCTGCACCCGGCCTTCAGTGCCGATGACGCCGCCCGCGAGCGGCTGCGACGCGAGGTCGCCTCGCTGCACCGCGTGCGCGGCGAGCGCGTCTCGCGCGTGCTGGACGCCGAGGCGGACTCCGCCGAGGCGTTCATCGTCACCGAGCTCATCGACGGCCAGTCGCTGGAGGAGTCGGTCCGCGAGCACGGACCACTCGATGCCGAGGAGCTGGCCGACCTCGCGGACGGCCTGGCCTCGGCGCTGGAGGCGATCCACGCCGCCGGCGTGGTCCACCGCGACCTGAAGCCGGGCAACGTCATGCTCACCGACGAGGGTCCGGTGGTGATCGACTTCGGCATCTCCCAGCTCGCCGACGATCCCCGCCTGACCCAGACGGGCCTGGTGACCGGCACCCCGGGGTACGTGGACCCGCAGGTGATGCGCGGCGGTGACCCGGGGGCGGTCGGGGACTGGTGGGGCTGGGCGGCGGTGCTCGTGTTCGCCGCCACCGGCCGGGGTCCGTTCGGGCACGGTCAGGGAGTGCTGCTGCGGGTCGAGTCCGGCCGGGTCGACACCGAGGGGTTGCCGGCGCGGGTGGCTCAGGTGCTGCGACGGGCGCTGCACCCGGACCCGGATCGGCGCATGCGTCAGACCTCGGTCTGCCAGGCGCTGCGTGACCACGCCGCGGGCCGGGAGCCGACCTCTCTGCTCGCCGATGACGCACCGGCCGCGACCGCAGAGCCCGTGGACCGGTGGGACGCCACGTCGGTGCAGGGGTACGAGGCGGCGCCCGAGGCGGCGCCCGGCCCGCTGCCTCCGTCGATCCCGCCGGGGCAGGCGCCGCCGGAGCCGGCGCAGCACACGGCCGTGATGCCGCAGCAGCTGCGTGAGCATTACCCGCCGACCGCCCTCGCCCGGCACTCGCCCCCGCCCGGCGGCGCAGCCCCCCTCCCTGGGCAGGAAGGGCCCGCGGCCGTCTCGCCCGCTCCGTACACCCTCGGCCCGGACGGGCTACCGCAGCGGCCGGCGTGGTCGTTCCCGGCCCCCGCCCGGCCGTGGCTGTCCGTGGCGTGGCTGCTGGCGCTGTCGCTGCTGGGTGGCCTCTATCCCGCGGTGGTCCTGCTGGGTGCCGTGGCTCTGGTCGCCGTCTTCGGCGGGATCGGCTCGGATGCCCGGGCGCTGCGCCAGCGGCGGTTCAGTCGCGGCCCGGGCCGGTGGGACCTCCCGCGGGCGACCGCGGCCTTCCCGGTGCATCTCGTGCTCGGACTCCTCCTGGCCCTGCCCGGAGCGGTGGTGGCCACGGCCGGGGTGGTGATCGTCTGGGTGCTGGCGGCGGCTGCGCTCCCGGCTCTGCTGCTGGTGCCGCTGGCGGTGGCGATCGCCCTGCTACTGGTGTGGTGGACACCCTCCAGCGGCAGCGCCCGGGAGGGGCAGCGGGCGGTGCTGCGGGTGATCGCGCCCCCCGGCGCTGCGGCCACGGTCTGGGGCCTGATCGCCCTGGCGGTGGCGCTGACCGCGCTCGCGGTGACGGTGCTCGGCGATGGCGCCGTGCAGTGGTGGCCGTTCGGACCGCCGCCGATGAACTTCTTCTGA
- a CDS encoding uracil-DNA glycosylase — MENSPAPDHRPLADIVDPGWAQALAPVEADIHAMGEFLRAENAAGRGYLPAGEHVLRAFTHPISDVRVLIVGQDPYPTPGHAMGLSFSVQPHVRPIPRSLQNIYRELGEDLGLPAPSTGDLTPWADAGVLLLNRSLTVQPGEPASHRGKGWERVTDAAIRALVARQQPLVAILWGRDAQSLRPLLGQTPIIASAHPSPLSASRGFFGSRPFSRANDLLRELGGDPVDWRLA; from the coding sequence GTGGAGAACTCGCCCGCACCCGACCACCGCCCGCTCGCCGACATCGTCGATCCCGGGTGGGCCCAGGCGCTGGCCCCGGTCGAGGCCGACATCCACGCGATGGGTGAGTTCCTCCGTGCCGAGAACGCCGCCGGCCGCGGCTACCTGCCGGCCGGCGAGCACGTGCTGCGGGCGTTCACCCACCCGATCTCCGACGTGCGGGTGCTGATCGTGGGCCAGGACCCCTACCCCACCCCCGGCCATGCCATGGGCCTGTCGTTCTCGGTGCAGCCGCACGTGCGGCCGATTCCCCGCTCGCTGCAGAACATCTACCGCGAGCTCGGCGAGGACCTCGGGCTGCCCGCCCCCAGCACCGGAGACCTCACGCCCTGGGCTGACGCCGGCGTGCTCCTGCTCAACCGGAGCCTGACCGTGCAGCCGGGCGAACCCGCCTCCCACCGGGGCAAGGGCTGGGAACGGGTCACCGATGCGGCGATCCGCGCGCTCGTCGCCCGGCAGCAGCCGCTGGTGGCCATCCTGTGGGGGCGCGACGCCCAGTCGCTGCGTCCGCTGCTCGGGCAGACCCCGATCATCGCCTCCGCCCATCCGAGCCCGCTGTCCGCCTCCCGCGGCTTTTTCGGCTCGCGGCCCTTCTCCCGGGCGAACGACCTGCTGCGCGAGCTCGGCGGGGACCCGGTGGACTGGCGGCTCGCATGA
- a CDS encoding LytR C-terminal domain-containing protein codes for MSNPDPSYPYDEDEFDALGADRTPAGVHRERVPRWRQALPFLVVLVLAPLLAFVVVQAVSRDTIDPGADPTPSVGTSDEETSGDATEEPVDEPTDGEPTDEETEPAEPTELPADLDQGVAVWVLNGTSEFGVAGESQAVLAEAGWTNVVTGDYAYSLPTTTTIYYRDEDIAAEAEAIGAELGITDLVEDANAAPNGIYVVLRPDQLG; via the coding sequence GTGAGCAACCCGGATCCCTCCTACCCCTACGACGAGGACGAGTTCGACGCCCTCGGTGCCGACCGCACGCCGGCCGGGGTGCACCGTGAGCGGGTGCCCCGGTGGCGCCAGGCGCTGCCGTTCCTCGTGGTACTGGTGCTCGCCCCGCTGCTGGCCTTCGTGGTGGTGCAGGCGGTCTCGCGTGACACCATCGACCCGGGGGCCGACCCCACCCCGTCGGTGGGTACCTCGGACGAGGAGACGTCGGGCGATGCCACCGAGGAGCCCGTCGACGAACCGACCGACGGCGAGCCGACGGACGAGGAGACCGAGCCCGCTGAGCCCACCGAGCTCCCGGCTGATCTGGATCAGGGCGTTGCCGTGTGGGTGCTCAACGGCACCAGCGAGTTCGGCGTCGCCGGGGAGAGCCAGGCCGTGCTCGCCGAGGCGGGTTGGACGAACGTCGTCACGGGCGACTACGCCTACAGTCTGCCGACCACTACCACGATCTACTACCGCGACGAGGACATCGCGGCGGAGGCCGAGGCGATCGGAGCCGAGCTCGGCATCACCGATCTGGTCGAGGATGCGAACGCGGCACCGAACGGGATCTATGTGGTGCTGCGCCCGGACCAGTTGGGGTGA
- a CDS encoding DUF3263 domain-containing protein — MAAAHPLPTPSGTAELSDRDAEILAFERQWWKYAGAKETAIRELFDMSATRYYQVLNALIDEPAALAAEPMLVKRLRRMRSVRQRERSARRLGHDL, encoded by the coding sequence ATGGCGGCAGCGCACCCGCTCCCCACGCCGAGCGGCACGGCCGAGCTCAGCGACCGAGACGCCGAGATCCTCGCCTTCGAGCGCCAGTGGTGGAAGTACGCCGGTGCGAAGGAGACCGCCATCCGCGAGCTCTTCGACATGTCCGCCACCCGCTACTACCAGGTGCTGAACGCGCTCATCGACGAGCCCGCGGCGCTGGCGGCTGAGCCGATGCTGGTCAAGCGACTGCGGCGGATGCGCAGTGTGCGTCAGCGCGAGCGCTCCGCGCGGCGCCTCGGCCACGACCTGTGA
- a CDS encoding hydroxymethylpyrimidine/phosphomethylpyrimidine kinase yields MSETTTPPTTSTSPARAYVIAGSEATGGAGIQADLRTFQALGAYGFGTLTCIVSFDPANNWAHRFVPVDPQVIADQIEVGLACHAPEVVKIGMLGTPATIDTVATSIAAHPWRHVVLDPVLICKGQEPGAALDTDNALRERILPLATVITPNVFEARTLAGMDAIESVDDLAEAARRIHALGPQYVLAKGGVELPGPDAVDVLFDGERTIVLTTPKIGEERVSGAGCTVAAAVTALLAQGASVEEAVRAAKGVVTQGIRDRLSSAAPFDAVHLVG; encoded by the coding sequence GTGTCTGAGACCACTACGCCACCGACCACCAGCACCTCACCGGCTCGTGCCTACGTGATCGCGGGCTCCGAAGCGACCGGCGGCGCCGGCATCCAGGCGGACCTGCGCACGTTCCAGGCGCTGGGCGCCTATGGCTTCGGCACGCTCACGTGCATCGTCTCGTTCGACCCCGCGAACAACTGGGCGCACCGGTTCGTCCCGGTCGACCCGCAGGTGATCGCCGACCAGATCGAGGTCGGCCTGGCCTGCCACGCCCCGGAGGTCGTCAAGATCGGGATGCTCGGCACCCCCGCCACCATCGACACCGTGGCGACCTCGATCGCCGCGCACCCGTGGCGGCACGTGGTGCTCGATCCGGTCCTGATCTGCAAGGGCCAGGAACCCGGTGCCGCGCTGGACACCGACAACGCGCTGCGCGAGCGGATCCTGCCGCTGGCCACGGTGATCACCCCGAACGTCTTCGAGGCCCGCACCCTTGCCGGGATGGATGCGATCGAGAGCGTGGACGACCTCGCCGAGGCGGCGCGGCGCATCCACGCCCTCGGCCCGCAGTACGTCCTGGCCAAGGGCGGGGTGGAGTTGCCCGGGCCGGACGCCGTCGACGTGCTCTTCGACGGGGAGCGCACGATCGTGCTCACCACCCCGAAGATCGGCGAGGAGCGGGTGAGCGGGGCCGGGTGCACCGTCGCGGCCGCCGTCACGGCCCTTCTCGCTCAGGGAGCGAGCGTCGAGGAGGCCGTGCGTGCGGCCAAGGGCGTCGTGACCCAGGGGATCCGTGACCGGCTGTCCTCGGCCGCTCCGTTCGACGCGGTCCACCTCGTCGGCTGA
- a CDS encoding SGNH/GDSL hydrolase family protein, with protein MTAPRWRRYVAIGDSMTEGLWDPHPEHPDHLLGWADRLSAAIANRQRAAGQLPLEYANLAVRGRLLGPILEDQLPRALETSPDLISIVGGGNDLLRPGSDPDRLAVRLDRAVRTARAAGTDVLLATGTDTRNAGLLRGIRPRVAIYNAHLWSIARRHGAHVLDVWGLLPLQDWRMWAQDRIHLSPLGHARVADAALVALGLEPEHPDWDVPLTRLPAPPTAQRLRADAAWMHRDVLPWAGRRLRGRSSGDTQQAKRSQPGPSD; from the coding sequence ATGACCGCGCCCCGCTGGCGCCGCTACGTCGCCATCGGCGACAGCATGACGGAAGGCCTGTGGGATCCCCACCCCGAGCACCCCGACCACCTGCTCGGCTGGGCCGACCGCCTCTCCGCCGCGATCGCCAACCGTCAGCGCGCCGCCGGGCAACTGCCGCTGGAGTACGCCAATCTCGCCGTCCGCGGACGCCTGCTCGGGCCTATCCTCGAGGACCAGCTGCCACGCGCGCTCGAGACCTCCCCGGACCTGATCTCGATCGTCGGAGGCGGCAACGACCTGCTCCGGCCCGGCTCCGACCCCGACCGCTTAGCGGTCCGGCTCGACCGGGCGGTCCGCACCGCCCGCGCGGCCGGGACGGATGTGCTCCTCGCCACCGGCACCGACACCCGCAACGCGGGGCTGCTGCGCGGCATCCGGCCCCGGGTGGCGATCTACAACGCCCACCTCTGGTCGATCGCCCGGCGCCATGGTGCGCACGTGCTTGACGTCTGGGGTCTGCTGCCCCTGCAGGACTGGCGTATGTGGGCCCAGGACCGGATCCACCTCAGCCCGCTGGGCCACGCGCGCGTCGCCGACGCCGCCCTGGTCGCTCTTGGGCTGGAGCCCGAGCATCCCGATTGGGACGTCCCCCTGACCCGGCTGCCCGCTCCCCCGACGGCGCAACGACTGCGCGCGGACGCCGCCTGGATGCACCGGGACGTCCTGCCGTGGGCGGGCCGGAGGTTACGAGGCCGCTCCTCCGGGGACACCCAGCAGGCCAAGCGGTCCCAGCCCGGGCCGTCCGACTGA
- a CDS encoding S9 family peptidase has product MLPEHLSLVRDLGAPAVHPDGTWAVVPVRRPDLTADRYVASLWRADLADGAMTPLTFGVSDAEPVFSPDGRWLAFVRTVEGAAQLALMPAGGGEPRVLTAHRTGITGRPAFSPDSTRIAYTARVPEEGRYGTTDVGPEAERPRHFRHLTYRTDGLGYYADRPQHVFVADVPTAGSPLLDPCADAPDVSEQAWGVPGVRVEQISSEPRDHRIPVWTPDGTGLLIIRSAPDAIAGDLVHHAAEASSTATVLDVGTLAPGAVSIDGAGRLWLLLTDQGPNRMDFIGRSPALYRGGLNGAALTGLTRLTDPASLTLTGVIEPADDGVLLLTADRGTSPVLRWRGEAGTRLLEGHEARALAAVPDGSALLVAGSPDSVADLWHVPATGTPRRLTDLSARLRQEAGVARPVELTTTGADAYPVHGWVSVPEGEGPHPVLLLIHGGPAAQYTSMFFDEVQVYTQAGYAVVFCNPRGSLGYGEDHARAIIGGFGGRDAADILAFLDASLESHPQLDAERLGVLGGSYGGYMSAWLTTRTDRFTAAIVERGFLDPVSFIGSSDIGWFFADAYLGTDPERIAAQSPMTFLDRVSTPTLVIHSENDWRCPVEQGQRWYTELRRRGVEAELLLFPGEGHELSRSGRPQHRRARFEHILAWWERHLPVAG; this is encoded by the coding sequence ATGCTGCCTGAGCACCTGAGCCTCGTCCGCGACCTCGGCGCCCCCGCGGTCCACCCCGACGGGACGTGGGCCGTGGTGCCCGTGCGGCGCCCTGACCTGACGGCGGACCGCTACGTTGCGTCCCTGTGGCGGGCGGACCTGGCGGATGGTGCGATGACGCCGCTCACGTTCGGGGTCTCCGACGCCGAGCCGGTGTTCTCCCCCGACGGGCGCTGGCTCGCCTTCGTGCGCACGGTGGAGGGCGCCGCACAGCTGGCGCTCATGCCCGCCGGCGGCGGCGAACCCCGCGTGCTCACCGCCCACCGCACCGGCATCACGGGACGGCCCGCCTTCAGCCCCGATTCCACGCGCATCGCCTACACCGCCCGGGTCCCGGAGGAGGGACGCTACGGCACCACCGACGTCGGTCCCGAGGCGGAGCGGCCGCGCCACTTCCGGCACCTGACCTACCGCACAGACGGGCTCGGCTATTACGCCGACCGGCCGCAGCACGTCTTCGTCGCCGACGTCCCCACGGCAGGCAGCCCACTGCTGGACCCGTGTGCGGACGCTCCGGACGTCTCGGAGCAGGCTTGGGGTGTGCCGGGGGTCCGTGTCGAGCAGATCAGCAGCGAGCCCCGCGACCACCGCATCCCGGTGTGGACACCCGACGGCACCGGCCTGCTCATCATCCGCTCGGCACCCGACGCCATCGCCGGCGACCTGGTCCACCACGCCGCCGAGGCATCCTCGACGGCGACCGTGCTCGACGTGGGGACGCTGGCCCCGGGTGCGGTGAGTATCGACGGCGCCGGCCGGCTCTGGTTGCTGCTCACCGATCAGGGTCCGAACCGGATGGACTTCATCGGCCGGTCGCCGGCGCTGTACCGGGGAGGGCTGAACGGCGCCGCCCTGACGGGCCTGACCAGGCTCACCGATCCGGCGTCGCTCACCCTGACGGGGGTGATCGAACCGGCCGACGACGGCGTCCTTCTCCTCACCGCCGACCGTGGCACCTCGCCGGTGCTGCGCTGGCGAGGCGAGGCCGGCACGCGACTGCTCGAGGGCCATGAGGCGCGTGCCCTCGCCGCTGTGCCCGACGGTTCGGCGCTCTTGGTGGCCGGCAGCCCGGACAGCGTCGCCGACCTGTGGCACGTCCCGGCCACGGGAACCCCACGCCGCCTGACTGACCTCTCCGCCCGGCTGCGGCAGGAGGCGGGCGTGGCCCGGCCGGTCGAGCTGACCACCACCGGAGCCGACGCCTACCCGGTGCACGGGTGGGTGAGCGTCCCCGAGGGTGAGGGCCCCCACCCAGTGCTGCTGCTCATCCACGGCGGCCCGGCTGCGCAGTACACCTCGATGTTCTTCGATGAGGTGCAGGTGTACACGCAGGCGGGCTACGCCGTCGTGTTCTGCAATCCGCGTGGCTCGCTCGGCTACGGCGAGGACCACGCGCGGGCGATCATCGGCGGCTTCGGCGGCCGTGACGCCGCGGACATCCTCGCCTTCCTCGATGCCTCGCTGGAAAGCCACCCGCAGCTCGACGCCGAACGGCTCGGCGTGCTCGGCGGCTCCTACGGCGGGTACATGTCGGCCTGGCTGACCACGCGGACCGACCGGTTCACCGCGGCGATCGTCGAACGCGGCTTCCTGGATCCGGTCAGCTTCATCGGGTCCTCCGACATCGGGTGGTTCTTCGCCGACGCCTACCTCGGGACCGATCCGGAGCGGATCGCGGCGCAGAGTCCGATGACGTTCCTGGACCGGGTGAGCACCCCGACGCTGGTGATCCACTCCGAGAACGACTGGCGGTGCCCGGTGGAGCAGGGGCAGCGCTGGTACACCGAGCTGCGGCGCCGGGGCGTGGAGGCGGAGTTGCTGCTCTTCCCCGGTGAGGGGCACGAGCTCAGCCGGTCGGGGAGACCGCAGCATCGGCGGGCTCGGTTCGAGCACATCCTGGCGTGGTGGGAGCGGCACCTGCCGGTGGCAGGCTGA
- a CDS encoding glycoside hydrolase family 15: MSGRLLPALCGAVLVAALVAVAVLTAPRTRADTIALYHEGIGLSATGELVLIPEGEAPAYLPGSRVLAPAPDAPAATLAGAEDLAEQTRAWMDAGSVPGAGGRFDDLATDALLDLHALLRGGDGAIAGAMPRWHYVWPRDAAFIASGLSATGHHEDALEVLTFLQQVQAPEGTFHARYTVADQLPPDGRGLQTDGTGWALWALDNVVSAVGPTEQQELLDRFAPLLDRSTAFLLAEVAAGPLPAPSADYWEHQEHEVTLGTAAPVLAGLEAAAHLHGLRGTTERASEISAGAAQLREAIAAEFGTSGYGRYPGRSVQDAAAAFVLPPYVSEPLPGAASAWRTSIDAMARPAGGLAPGAAWPETQYSWTPQTALYAWTAASMGDDDLAMSLLTWIDEHRTATGAIPEKVGPDGAPAAVAPLAWTCALVLLTLHELEQPDRQ; encoded by the coding sequence ATGTCCGGACGCCTGCTCCCCGCCCTGTGCGGGGCCGTGCTCGTGGCGGCGCTGGTTGCCGTCGCCGTCCTGACGGCGCCCCGCACCCGTGCCGACACGATCGCGCTCTACCACGAGGGCATCGGCCTGAGCGCAACCGGTGAGCTGGTCCTGATCCCCGAGGGCGAGGCGCCCGCCTACCTCCCCGGGTCCCGGGTGCTCGCACCTGCACCCGACGCCCCGGCAGCCACCCTCGCCGGCGCCGAGGACCTGGCCGAGCAGACCCGAGCGTGGATGGACGCCGGCTCGGTGCCCGGCGCCGGGGGCCGCTTCGACGACCTCGCCACCGACGCGCTGCTGGACCTGCACGCCCTGCTGCGCGGTGGCGACGGTGCCATCGCCGGCGCCATGCCCCGGTGGCACTACGTCTGGCCCCGGGACGCCGCGTTCATCGCCTCCGGACTGAGCGCAACGGGCCACCACGAGGACGCCCTCGAGGTGCTCACATTCCTGCAGCAGGTCCAGGCGCCCGAGGGCACCTTCCATGCGCGTTACACCGTGGCCGACCAGCTGCCTCCGGACGGCCGCGGGCTCCAGACCGACGGCACCGGCTGGGCGCTGTGGGCCCTCGACAACGTGGTGAGCGCCGTCGGGCCCACCGAACAGCAGGAACTGCTCGACCGCTTCGCCCCACTGCTCGACCGCTCAACCGCCTTCCTGCTCGCCGAGGTCGCCGCGGGCCCGCTCCCCGCGCCGTCGGCCGACTACTGGGAGCACCAGGAGCATGAAGTCACTCTCGGCACCGCCGCCCCGGTGCTGGCCGGCCTCGAGGCAGCGGCGCACCTGCACGGACTGCGCGGGACGACCGAGCGCGCGAGCGAGATCTCGGCCGGCGCCGCGCAGCTGCGGGAGGCGATCGCAGCCGAATTCGGCACTTCCGGCTACGGCCGCTACCCGGGCCGGTCGGTCCAGGACGCCGCCGCCGCGTTCGTGCTCCCGCCGTACGTGAGCGAGCCGCTGCCCGGCGCCGCCTCGGCCTGGCGCACCTCGATCGACGCCATGGCCCGGCCTGCGGGCGGACTCGCCCCCGGAGCTGCATGGCCGGAAACGCAGTACTCCTGGACCCCACAGACCGCCCTCTACGCCTGGACCGCTGCGAGCATGGGCGATGACGACCTGGCGATGAGCCTGCTGACGTGGATCGATGAGCACCGCACCGCCACCGGGGCCATCCCGGAGAAGGTCGGCCCGGACGGCGCCCCCGCCGCCGTCGCCCCACTCGCGTGGACGTGCGCGCTCGTGCTACTCACCCTGCACGAACTGGAGCAGCCCGACCGACAGTGA